In Caloranaerobacter ferrireducens, the sequence TGCCCAATACACCATTACCAAATGCAATTACATCTCCAAGTTTCTTAGCACCTACTGGTATTACAGCAAATATAGCTAATAAAATACCTAATAAACCTTCTCCCGCAATTAATCCTGATGAATATAGTACACCACTTTCAATCTTTTCTTTAATAACTGATTCTGCTTCTTTTCTCTTTTCTAATATTCCTCTTAATAAACCACCAACCATAATTGGTGTACTTAAGTGGATAGGTAAGTACAAACCAACTGCAACTGGTAATACTGGAATACCCATTAATTCTATAACTATACCAATACCTACACCTGTAAATACAAGTGCCCATGGTAAGTTACCTTGCATAACACCTTCAATAACTAATCTCATCAATGTAGCTTGTGGAGCTGGTAATTCAGCTGAACCGAATCCCCAAGCATTATTTAATAATAACAATACAAAACCTATTACTAAACCTGAAGCGATAACACCAATAAGCTCACCATACTGTTGCTTCTTAGGAGTTGCACCTACTAAGAAACCAGTTTTTAAGTCCTGAGATGTGTCACCTGCTATTGCTGCAACTATACAAATTACAGCACCAACAGAAAGTGCACCTATCATTCCTGCAGGTCCATCAAAACCTATAGCTTTGAATATGATAGATGTAATTAATAATGTAGCAATTGTCATACCTGATACTGGGTTTGATGAACTTCCAACCAAACCTACTAATCTTGATGAAACTGTTGCAAAGAAGAAACCAAATATTGCTATTAATATAGCTCCTGTAATGCCTACTGGAACAATATCTGTAAACATCATTATAAGTACTAATACAACTACTCCTACAACAACTAATGTCATAGACATATCTTGATCAGTTCTTAAGCTGCCTTCATTTTCAAAGCCTGCTTTAAATCCACCAAGAGCTTCTTTAAATGTTCTAGCTATAAGTGGTAAAGATTTAATCAAGCTAATAATACCACCAAATGCAACAGCTCCTGCACCTACATAACGGATATAGAAATTCCAAATTCCCCAATATCCTAATTCTTTAATTGGCACAGGTGCTGGATATATAGGTGTTGTTATAAATTCGCCAAGATGTGAGATCAAAGGTATTATAGCTAACCAACCTAGAACAGCACCACCTAGCATATAAGCAGAAATTCTAGGTCCTATAATGAAACCAACACCTAATAGTGCAGGTAGTACGTCTCCACCTATTGCTGCACCTTTATATCCTGTTATTTCCCATTCAATTTCGCTTGGGAACAACTTAATTCCGTCAGCTATAAACTTATAAAGTGCACCTACTCCTAATCCCATAAATACAGTTTTTGCTTTAGCTCCTCCAACTTCCCCTGCTACAAGAACCTCAGCACAAGCAGTTCCTTCAGGATATGGAAGTTTACCATGCTCGTTAACAATAAGCGCTTTTCTTAAAGGAACCATTAATAATACACCTAGTATACCACCTATAAGTGATACAACTATTATTCTAAATAAACTTGGAGCATCCATTCCTAATTCTTGAGACCAAATGAAAAGTGCTGGTAATGTAAATATAGCACCTGCTGCAAGTGATTCACCGGCTGATCCTATAGTTTGAACCATGTTGTTTTCAAGTATTGATTCTTTTTTCATTATACCTCTTATGATACCCATTGAAATAACTGCTGCTGGTATTGATGCACTAATAGTCATACCTACTCTTAATCCTAGGTAAGCATTTGCTGCACCAAACACAATAGCCATAAGAATACCTATGATGATTGCTGTAGCTGTAAATTCAGGCATCACTTTGTTGGCAGGTATAAATGGAACATACTCTTCTCCTGCCTTTGGATTATAAGCAGCGTCAGACAAACCTCTTTTTACTTCTGACATTAATATTTCCCCCTTTTATATAATTTTTTATTAAATAATAAGCTAATTTCTCCATTCTCCCCCCTTCCTACTTTGTTTTATTTCCATAAAATCCCCAATTAATTTATGGAGATTTTAGAGATTGCAAAACTCTCCCACTTGAATATGTTTGATTCTTGGGAATTTTCAGAATGTTGCCAATTATCACTATTAAGAATATATTCTATATTTCTCACAAAATTCCTTCTCAAATTATTTTTTTAAAAAATATTTTTCAAAAAAAATAACACCTATCTTTCGATAGGTGCTATTAATTACTTCTTATTCTTTATTTCATCCAATATTCTATTAAGAAATCCTTCAATATCAAATGCTCCTATATCTCCTTCGCCTCTTGCTCTCACAGAAACTGTTTTATTTTCTGCTTCTTTTTCTCCTACAATAAGCATATAAGGAACTTTATTAAGCTGTGCTTCTCTGATTTTATATCCTATTTTTTCTGCTCTTGTATCAACTTCAACTCTTATATCTTTTTCTTCTAATATT encodes:
- a CDS encoding OPT family oligopeptide transporter, which translates into the protein MSEVKRGLSDAAYNPKAGEEYVPFIPANKVMPEFTATAIIIGILMAIVFGAANAYLGLRVGMTISASIPAAVISMGIIRGIMKKESILENNMVQTIGSAGESLAAGAIFTLPALFIWSQELGMDAPSLFRIIVVSLIGGILGVLLMVPLRKALIVNEHGKLPYPEGTACAEVLVAGEVGGAKAKTVFMGLGVGALYKFIADGIKLFPSEIEWEITGYKGAAIGGDVLPALLGVGFIIGPRISAYMLGGAVLGWLAIIPLISHLGEFITTPIYPAPVPIKELGYWGIWNFYIRYVGAGAVAFGGIISLIKSLPLIARTFKEALGGFKAGFENEGSLRTDQDMSMTLVVVGVVVLVLIMMFTDIVPVGITGAILIAIFGFFFATVSSRLVGLVGSSSNPVSGMTIATLLITSIIFKAIGFDGPAGMIGALSVGAVICIVAAIAGDTSQDLKTGFLVGATPKKQQYGELIGVIASGLVIGFVLLLLNNAWGFGSAELPAPQATLMRLVIEGVMQGNLPWALVFTGVGIGIVIELMGIPVLPVAVGLYLPIHLSTPIMVGGLLRGILEKRKEAESVIKEKIESGVLYSSGLIAGEGLLGILLAIFAVIPVGAKKLGDVIAFGNGVLGKYGALIVFILLVLTLMKYSFWKKVEE